One genomic window of Solanum stenotomum isolate F172 chromosome 9, ASM1918654v1, whole genome shotgun sequence includes the following:
- the LOC125876798 gene encoding uncharacterized protein LOC125876798 → MQGVLKAHQLARVLRRSSSPILLYSVSRVLSPCILEDIQSSSQWRGYFNSGTIYGNYMKKECNLQRNVCRCQKCSVMLRASFSTEAGTAESSITESVKELYDKILKSVVDQRSAPPNAWLWSLIQSCANREDANLLFDILQRLRIFRLSNLRIHENFNCALCQEITKACVRVGAVDLGKKVLWKHSVYGLTPNIGSAHHLLLFAKQHNDVKLLVEIMNLVKKNDLILQPGTADIVFSICSQTDNWDLICKYGKRFVKAGVKLRKTSFDTWMEFASKIGDVDALWKIEKIRSEIVKEHTLGSGLSCAKGFLIDHKPEDAAAVIHLLNQTVPDSRRQKFMAELQKLVADWPLEVIKRQKDERRKELAATLQHDIPAMLSALSNMGLKLDVNVEDLTRREGILS, encoded by the exons ATGCAAGGGGTTTTGAAGGCTCACCAACTTGCTAGGGTTTTGAGACGCTCGTCCTCTCCGATTTTGCTCTACTCAGTGTCGCGTGTTTTATCTCCTTGTATCCTTGAAGATATTCAATCTTCTTCTCAATGGCGTGGTTACTTTAACTCTG GTACGATTTATGgaaattatatgaaaaaagaaTGCAATCTTCAGAGAAATGTATGTCGGTGTCAGAAATGCTCTGTGATGCTCAGGGCTTCGTTTTCTACGGAAGCAGGGACAGCTGAAAGTAGTATCACAG AGTCTGTGAAGGAATTGTATGACAAGATACTGAAGTCTGTCGTGGATCAAAGAAGTGCTCCGCCCAATGCCTGGTTGTGGTCCCTAATACAAAGTTGTGCGAACCGTGAAGATGCTAATCTTTTATTTGACATATTGCAGAGACTTCGGATATTT AGACTTTCTAATCTCCGTATCCATGAAAACTTCAACTGTGCTCTCTGCCAGGAAATTACTAAGGCATGTGTACGTGTTGGTGCTGTTGATTTGG GTAAGAAGGTGTTGTGGAAGCATAGTGTATATGGACTGACTCCTAACATTGGATCTGCGCACCATTTACTG TTATTTGCTAAACAGCATAATGATGTTAAACTCTTGGTAGAAATTATGAATCTGGTGAAGAAAAATGACTTGATCCTGCAGCCTGGAACTGCAGATATAGTCTTCAG CATTTGCTCCCAAACTGATAATTGGGATTTGATATGCAAGTATGGTAAAAGGTTTGTCAAGGCAGGAGTGAAGCTACGGAAGACTTCCTTCGACACTTGGATGGAGTTTGCCTCAAAAATAG GAGATGTGGATGCTTTGTGGAAAATTGAGAAGATACGATCAGAAATCGTGAAGGAACATACTCTTGGAAGTGGACTTTCATGTGCTAAG GGTTTCCTAATTGACCACAAACCTGAAGATGCTGCTGCCGTCATTCATTTACTCAATCAG ACTGTACCTGATTCGAGAAGGCAAAAATTCATGGCTGAACTTCAAAAGCTAGTTGCGGACTGGCCTTTGGAGGTGATAAAGCGACAAAAGGATGAGAGGAGGAAG GAGTTGGCTGCAACACTACAACATGATATTCCTGCCATGCTCAGTGCCTTGTCAAATATGGGCTTGAAGTTGGATGTAAATGTGGAAGATCTGACAAGAAGAGAAGGcattttatcttga